One Capricornis sumatraensis isolate serow.1 chromosome 8, serow.2, whole genome shotgun sequence genomic region harbors:
- the FN3KRP gene encoding ketosamine-3-kinase, with amino-acid sequence MEELLRRELGCDSVKATGHSGGGCISQGQSYDTDKGRVFVKVNPKAEARRMFEGEVASLIAILKTGTVKVPKPIKVLDAPGGGSMLVMEHLDMRHLSSHAAKLGTQLADLHLDNKRLGETLQKEAGIVGRRDEQVARPFVAQFGFDVVTCCGYLPQVNDWQRDWVTFYARQRIQPQMDLVEQRSGDREARELWAALQLKIPDLFRDLDIVPALLHGDLWGGNVAEDSSGPIIFDPASFYGHSEYELAIAGMFGGFSSAFYSAYHSKIPKAPGFEKRLKLYQLFHYLNHWNHFGSGYRGSSLSIMRNLVT; translated from the exons ATGGAGGAGCTACTGAGGCGGGAGCTGGGCTGCGACTCCGTCAAGGCCACGGGTCACTCGGGTGGCGGATGCATTAGCCAGGGCCAGAGCTACGACACGGACAAAGGGCGAGTGTTTGTGAAAGTGAACCCCAAGGCAGAG GCCAGAAGGATGTTTGAAGGCGAGGTGGCAAGTTTAATTGCCATCCTGAAGACAGGCACAGTGAAGGTGCCCAAACCCATCAAGGTGCTTGACGCCCCAGGAGGCGGCAGCATGCTGGTGATGGAGCATTTGGACATGCGGCATCTGAGCAG TCATGCTGCAAAGCTTGGCACCCAGCTGGCAGATCTACACCTAGACAACAAGAGGCTTGGAGAGACTCTCCAGAAGGAGGCTGGCATAGTAG GGAGAAGAGATGAGCAGGTGGCACGGCCCTTCGTGGCCCAGTTCGGGTTTGACGTGGTGACGTGCTGTGGGTACCTCCCCCAG GTGAACGACTGGCAGCGGGACTGGGTCACTTTCTATGCCCGGCAGCGCATTCAGCCCCAGATGGACCTCGTAGAGCAGAGGtctggggacagggaggcccgtgAGCTCTGGGCTGCTCTGCAG TTAAAGATCCCCGACCTGTTCCGTGATCTGGACATCGTCCCAGCCCTGCTCCACGGAGACCTCTGGGGAGGAAATGTAGCGGAGGATTCCTCTGGGCCCATCATCTTTGACCCCGCTTCCTTCTATGGCCACTCGGAGTATGAGCTGGCAATAGCCGGCATGTTCGGGGGCTTCAGTAGTGCCTTCTACTCCGCCTACCACAGCAAAATCCCCAAGGCCCCAGGCTTCGAGAAGCGCCTGAAGCTGTATCAGCTCTTCCACTACTTGAACCACTGGAATCACTTTGGATCCGGGTACAGAGGGTCCTCCCTCAGCATCATGAGGAATCTCGTCACCTGA